ATAAGAGAACGAGGATAAACTTACTTGGTTTGGGTGGAGAAGAGATTGATAGATTGAACAAGTGAATTTAAAGAGTGATTACAATATTCGATGCTTCATACTTGCAAAAGGGAGTCAAGGATTGGTCTAAGGGGCTGACGACCGGATTCATATGGTGCAGGTGCCAGAGGTGGCTCAGACGGCAGCTGCAGTTCAAAGATTTCGGAAAGCAATGGAATTGGAAGAATGGGAAGCTGAGGAGAGAAGAGGCCGGCTTTGTGCATCAGTACAAAACCCAATATAGAAATTAGTAAAATAATTCACACCCATATTGAatcaaataacatataaaacggAAATAACATCGAAACCGAAATATTTAGTTCGGTTTGAAACCATATTTCTttattaaatttacctcaacaaaaaaaatgaaatactTTCAAACTATATTTATATTAACTTATTATCCACAACTAATTACCACAACTCCAAAGGTTGAGTTCCATCCCACCGCTCTGAATTTCGTGGCTGAAACCCAACTCTTGATCACTAAATTCAACAAGGAGCAACTACAGAACGACCATGCTTGTAAGTTTGTTTTGATGGCGGTTAtaaaggggatgatgagtcagaTAAGCCGTTAAATCTATCAAAGCGGATCCTTTAAAAAGTAACTGGtggagaagctgagtaaatgCCTATCTACATGCCTGCCTGATGGAGTTGCTAACGCCATGTTAAAAATGAACTTCGTATCGTGAATGGGCCACACGGTACTGCCTACTTCGACATCAATTTTGGTCTACTCACACCCGCGACTTGGGTTATGAAACTAAATCCGTTAACAAACAAAGGACCAGCAAATCTAGTGATGCCTTTGTAAAACCCTTTGTCAAGATAAGGGCGAGACAGTATCTTGGTGAGCTTGAACCATTGATGGTAAATAGGGGAAGAAGTGTCGAGATTTAAAGCATTCGGTGATGTATAGAGAATTTTTCAAGATCGAGGATGGGCCGCCTTAATGGACTAGAAGAATGCTCCAGTTTTGGAATTGCTCTAGGAAGCGTTTCTATCATAATACATGACAAGAAAGGTGGAAGAGATACACATTCGGTCGCTAATGAGATGGGCTGAGGTACCATATGCATAGCTAATTGCCACAACTCTAAGGGTTGAGATCCATCAACCCGGTCTTATCACATGGCTGAAACCGAGCTCTTGATCACTAAGTTCAATAAGGAGCAGCCACAGAAGGACCATGCTTGTAGATTTGTCTCGGAGGGAGGTTATAAAGGGGATGATGAGCCAGATAAGACGCTAAATCTATCAAAATGGATCCTTTAAAAAGTAACTAGTGGAGAAGATGAGGAAATGCCTCTAGTCGCAGGTATCTATCCTGGGTACTCCCTACTTTGACATCAAGCGTGGTCATACTCACACTTGCAACTTGGGTTATGAAGCTAAATCCTCTAATAAATAAAGGACCAGCAATCTAGTGATGCCTTTGTAAAACCCTTTGTCAGGACAAGGACAAGAAAATACCTTGGTGAGCCTGAAGCATTGATGGTAAATGGGGAAGAAGTGTTTGGATTTGAAATATTCGATGATGTAGCAAATTTTGTCAAGAGTGAGGATGAGCCCGCCTTAATGGACTGGACCCCCTCAAATAAGTTGACGTGCCACGAATAGCTATGGACGAACTAGTCTCCgattctaaattaatatttacaaTTGTAAATTCGGTAACCGAGATTGCCATTAAGAATATGTCCACACCAAAAGATGAATGGATTAGCTCGGTAAGAGTCGACTCAATAATACCTCAGAAAGAAAAGATTATAACATATGTTGAAGACCGAATCATGGTCACCATGAGGTCCATAATAAAAGAGAATGCACTCGCCGTACATCTCACGAAAAGCAATATCGTAAGGACTGGAGTTTGATAATGTAGTTTTTGCCAAACTTAAtgaataaaatcatattttactTACTTGTGCGATGTTTATGCTATTGTAGTTGCATCTGATCCTCCAAGTTGCATATTCAGCAAACATAACAATCCATTACATGAAATTAATCTGGGTACAAATGAACAACCTATGTTAGTTTCTATTTCAAGTGAATTTAATTCTGATGAAAGAATAGAGATCATAAAAACATTTAAGAAACATGTAGATGCCTTTGTGTGGTCTTATGACGACATGCCTAGAGTAGATCAAGAGAATACCGAGCACAAGATTCCGACTGATCATAGTTTCAAGCCAGTCAAGTATAAATTGCGAAGATTGTGTCTAGAGTGGCACAGTTAATCAAGGATGAGGACTTCAGTCAGCTAGATGCTAAATTCTTAAAAATCTTCTAATATCCGAAATGACTTTTTGTTTATGTAAATAAACCTTTTTTTACCtttcctaaatatatatatacataaattttTTGGATACtttcaataaagaaaaaataagattcgaagatttattatctttattgtTATCCTAACATTTAAATTCCATTTACACAATCTGCTGGTCAAATCAGCTAGTGAAATCCGCAAACAAAAAGGTAACccgctaatgtaatcagctatcaGCTAATTGCCAAGTACTCAGTTATAAGCTAACAACTAACAACTAATTGACAGCTAGGGTCAGctagctaacagctaattgtCAAACGGacgctaatgtaatcagctataGCTAACAGCTAAGTGATCAGCTTTAAGCTAAAAGCTAACAACTAATTGGGtaagctaatgtaatcagctatcagctaacagctaattgccAAACAGTACGTTATCTGATTTAATAAAGCAATTCCCTAGTGTTTAGTAATTCAGTTTCAGCTATATGTTCAAATTGGAAACATGTTATTCAAATTAAGCAGTAGAAACTAAATATTAATACGAAAATTCAGCGGTTTCTTTCCACAATTGATAATACCTTGGAATTAAACTGCATTTGCCAAACTTCCGATGGAGGTAGTGACCAGTGTTGGTGTGGTCGAGGACAAGCTCATCGGACCTCCAAAGTGAGAAGGAGAGCGGGTCTTGATTTGAGGCCTGCCAGTTTCATTGATTTGAGTATTGAAGAAAATAAGCCAGAAATGAACTGAAATGGGGCTTGtattttgttttgttaattTAATGGGAGAAAGAgaaattgttgtaattattCAGGGATGGTAGTGAAAAATAGAATTCATAAAAAgaaattgattaaaaaatatttaagatatTCTAAGATAAAGTATATAAAACATCCACAAACCCTTTTTTTGGTTAAGGTGCCAAAATAACCCCCAACGTTTtaggtcatgagcaattttacccataacgtctaaaatggtgtaattttatccctaatgtttgtagccgaGAGCAATTTTACGcccaacgttgataaattggatcaatttcagacactattataaaatacagtcatttatttatttattttgcactaattgcatatcaatttgttctaaaaaaatgatataatgtttttttgtaatttaataataaatttcgagattaatatttataaattcggtgaattttttgaatttttttgtctaattcgtacaaaagacagtatatttttaatatttttttcttatttttttcagatcccaacatatgtttgtgatttgttactggtAAAATAAcgtgtgtgaagtgtagatgacaagattcatgaccgaaaagacaatttgatgaaatatttctcaaattgacccaatttatcaacgttaggggtaaaattgctcttggcttccaacagtaggggtaaaattgcaccattttagatgttaggggtaaaattgttcttgacccaaaacgttaagggtatttttgcaccctAACCCTTTTTTTGTTTGAAGAGTATGGTTGTCTagtggcgaatacatgattTTTTGGTTGGGGAGCGATTTTATACGTGCGTTCgggattttctttttttttttttgctaaatcgtacttacataattttatatatatatgttataatTTGACTGGTtaagaaccaattttaagtattaatgtacaatttctcaaaattaatctagatttcgtttaatagtcctaacatgtaaaaaaattggaCTTAGGAAAGgctgaacatgtaaaaaaaaatttagaaattaggATCTATAGAGGCCTAACAGGCcccaaaaattagaaatttggatttagagaagcCTAACAGgcctaaaaaaattagaaatttggatttagggagtacctaataagtccaaaatattgaaattttgaattttggacaagcctaacacgtaatgtgatatatttaattttttttaatttttagttttaaaatttaaaaatttaatttagaaattaagttgctTGAGTAGGGGTGTTttcaaaaaccgaaccggaCCGAAATAACCGATCAAACCggtgaattttggtttttttGGTTTGATTTTTGGTCTATTAGGTTCAgttttggttttattttttataatatttcggtaatttcgatcggttcggtttttaaatcaaaatttcCGAATTAACCGAACagtctaaaataaattaaatataattagaaattacatttattatataattagtgTATGTCACTTATTGttctaagttatatttgatttaaaattatattattagaatctTTGTTAAGCATGATAGTTTTTGGCTTCTATAACTGCTGTTTGGTACATTTGGTACATCAGGATTATGGCTATTTTTGAAAAtgatctcccttcaatccaattcCTTCATAATCGGCTTCACTTTTACATTCAGAAACCAAAATGAATTGTCAATTTACCGATCTATGCTCGGCCTCCGTCGGACCCTATCATTGTTCGTTGGTGTCCGCCGCTGTCgggttggataaatgttaaTATCGACGGCGCGGCGGACGGTGCGCTTGGTATCGTGGGAGCTGGTGGGATTTTTAGACATTCCCGAGGTTTTGTTATTGGCTGCTATGCTATTAACCTCGCTAGTTCTTATGCGCATATTGTCAGCCATAATTTTCGCAGTAGAATCTGCTTGGGAGCAGGGGTGGCACAATCTTTGGATTGAATCGGATTCTGCATATGCGGTTGAGATGCTAAACAGTAAGTCTACCATGACTCCCTGAAAAAATTTATAGGGATTTAAAATAAATGTGAACTAATAAGGAAATCCCTAATTTATAGAAATTTACTATAAATTAGGATAATCAATCGAAATTAGCTCAATTTACAAGTCTatatttccattttttttaaaagtatatTTCTACTATTATAAATACAAGAAAACGCtattatttattctcttctctCTTTGTTGTGGACttacaattttttaaatttctaaGGCATGATGAACTCTTACATGCTAGATGGTGATTTATTCTTTGATTGTGTCGAATGCTTTGAATCGGAGTTTGAAATTTGGTTGAGTGAGCCTCAAAGTGTGGAGGAGAGACAAGAAAGTTTTCTATCTGAAATGGGTTTGGCTGATCAGTTGCCATGTAAGAGTGATCAAATTACTGGATTGGACAAGATTTCTGATTGTGATGAGATTGAATCAAACGTTGAAGAGGGGAATTTGGTCTGCTACGATGCAGAGCTTGAAGAGAGACCAATTCTAGATTCTCAATCTGAAGCATCTAAAACTTTGAATGAAGGAAAGCACATAATCAAGAGTTGGTGCAAGTTTTTTTTACCTAAAAGGAAGCATGATCCATCTGTGGTATCAAAGTCAGAACTTGGAGCAATGAAGGtgaaacagaagaagaagatgtgTAAGGAATTTACAGGTGTGTATATGAGACAAGAGCTTAAGGCTCACAGAGGCGCTATCTCGAGTGTGAAGTTCAGTCCAGATGGAGAGTACTTGGCAACCGGTGGTGAAGATGGGGTTGTACGGATATGGCATGTTACATCAGTAGATGCCCCTCATGAGTCGTTTCCTTTAGAAGGAAATTTGAAAGAAGGCAAGCTGAGCTTTTGGAGAAAAAAGAATAGGCGTGCATCAGTTATGATTCCTGAAAAGATTTTTCAGATTGAAGAGTCGCCAATACATGAATTTCGTGGTCATGACAGTGACATTCTGGACTTAGCATGGTCCAATTCCAATGTGAGTTGTTCCTTTCTAAATATCTATATATCTCTACATGATTCTATAGCAATTGATTTGTAACTGATATTGGAAAATCCTCTTGTAGTGTCTTCTTTCTGCTTCTAAGGATAAAACGGTCCGTCTGTGGCAAGTTGGATACACTCATTGTATACATGTTTTCCAGCATAAGGATTATGGTAAATATGATAACCAACCACTTTCCTTTTTCACAgctactccctccattctcaaataagtgtcg
The sequence above is drawn from the Euphorbia lathyris chromosome 6, ddEupLath1.1, whole genome shotgun sequence genome and encodes:
- the LOC136233764 gene encoding uncharacterized WD repeat-containing protein C3H5.08c-like; amino-acid sequence: MLISTARRTVRLVSWELVGFLDIPEVLLLAAMLLTSLVLMRILSAIIFAVESAWEQGWHNLWIESDSAYAVEMLNSMMNSYMLDGDLFFDCVECFESEFEIWLSEPQSVEERQESFLSEMGLADQLPCKSDQITGLDKISDCDEIESNVEEGNLVCYDAELEERPILDSQSEASKTLNEGKHIIKSWCKFFLPKRKHDPSVVSKSELGAMKVKQKKKMCKEFTGVYMRQELKAHRGAISSVKFSPDGEYLATGGEDGVVRIWHVTSVDAPHESFPLEGNLKEGKLSFWRKKNRRASVMIPEKIFQIEESPIHEFRGHDSDILDLAWSNSNCLLSASKDKTVRLWQVGYTHCIHVFQHKDYVFCIQFNPSDENYFISGSIDGKVRIWGVTEERVVDWVDARDVTIIYGFVVGSIIGTCRFYKASGNEMELEAEICVGRKKSLGKGITGIQFSSDIPGRVMITSKDSRLRIFDGFDVMQKFKGLTKSGSQRSAYFTSTGRHIASVGEDCRVYLWDYDPSSKHGKKSVRSCEHFFFEGISAAIPWSGRMQMEDSSCASPRRLGNCFSFRGRSSATSPKHASLPDSWGLVIVTAGFDGTIRTFHNYGLPLAGK